In one Brassica oleracea var. oleracea cultivar TO1000 chromosome C9, BOL, whole genome shotgun sequence genomic region, the following are encoded:
- the LOC106317508 gene encoding formin-like protein 20, with amino-acid sequence MHCEKGGWPVLAFMLSGLLLYRKQYQEEQKTLEMVQKQAPKDLLHQSSPLNSQPSQLRYLHYISRRNLGPDWPPSATPLLLDCLILRDFPHFVGSNQFYGFMVRTLKPEPTEVPYFSFPHPKTEKHTRLNQQEECTLVKLDIQYCRVQGDVVLECIILHDDLVREEMVFRVMFNTAFVRGNVLIVQRDEMDMLWDAKDQFPKEFN; translated from the exons ATGCATTGCGAAAAAGGTGGTTGGCCTGTTCTTGCTTTTATGTTATCAGGACTATTATTGTATAGAAAGCAGTATCAGGAGGAGCAGAAGACTCTCGAGATGGTACAGAAACAGGCTCCCAAGGATCTTCTTCATCAATCGTCTCCTCTAAATTCCCAGCCTTCTCAACTCAGATATCTTCACTACATTTCTAGAAGAAATTTAGGCCCTGATTGGCCTCCTTCGGCCACACCTCTTCTTTTGGATTGCTTGATTCTCAGAGATTTCCCACATTTTGTGGGAAGTAACCAGTTTTACGGGTTTATGGTCAGGACCCTAAAGCCAGAGCCAACAGAAGTTCCATACTTCTCTTTTCCACACCCAAAGACAGAGAAACACACTCGTCTCAACCAACAG GAAGAGTGTACCCTAGTGAAGTTAGATATCCAGTACTGCCGTGTTCAAGGGGATGTTGTTCTGGAGTGTATAATCTTGCATGATGATTTGGTGCGTGAGGAGATGGTATTTAGGGTCATGTTCAACACAGCATTTGTACGTGGTAATGTTTTAATTGTCCAACGCGATGAGATGGATATGCTTTGGGATGCCAAGGACCAGTTCCCAAAGGAATTTAATTAA